A window from Littorina saxatilis isolate snail1 unplaced genomic scaffold, US_GU_Lsax_2.0 scaffold_662, whole genome shotgun sequence encodes these proteins:
- the LOC138957387 gene encoding uncharacterized protein, which produces MYGKEASQKMADLPLDRVEESAPFTSCGMDCFGPFIVAEGRRQVKRYGLMITCLSMRAIHLEVLDDLSADALINGLRNVIAIRGPIRTLRCDRGTNFVGASRELREAWNSIEKEELKKRLEDRQCEWIFNTPKASHMGGVWERQIGTVRRILNGLMRKYPSRLSTSTLRTFLLEVMAIVNSRPLSVESLEDPTGPLPLTPNHILTMKAVGVLPIPGIFDGADVEARRMEKSSATGRRVLETVEARLFGLFATKKKVASSPT; this is translated from the coding sequence ATGTACGGAAAGGAGGCTTCACAGAAGATGGCCGATCTTCCTTTGGACAGGGTTGAAGAATCCGCCCCGTTCACATCCTGTGGCATGGACTGTTTCGGCCCCTTCATTGTCGCAGAGGGACGTAGGCAAGTCAAGCGCTACGGCCTTATGATCACGTGTCTCTCCATGCGAGCGATTCACCTCGAAGTCCTGGATGATCTCTCTGCTGATGCCCTCATCAATGGCCTTCGAAACGTCATAGCCATCAGAGGTCCGATCAGGACGTTGAGATGTGACAGAGGTACGAACTTTGTGGGCGCTTCACGAGAGTTGAGGGAAGCTTGGAACTCCATTGAGAAAGAAGAGTTGAAGAAGAGGCTTGAAGATCGTCAATGCGAGTGGATTTTCAACACGCCTAAGGCAAGTCACATGGGAGGAGTCTGGGAAAGGCAGATTGGCACAGTCAGACGAATCCTCAACGGCCTCATGCGCAAATATCCTTCCCGCTTGAGCACTTCCACCCTCAGAACTTTTTTGCTGGAGGTCATGGCTATCGTAAACTCTCGCCCCCTGTCCGTTGAGTCCTTGGAAGACCCCACCGGCCCTCTCCCTCTTACCCCGAACCACATCCTGACAATGAAGGCTGTCGGGGTACTGCCTATCCCTGGCATCTTCGATGGCGCTGACGTCGAGGCGAGGAGAATGGAGAAGAGTTCAGCGACTGGCAGACGAGTTCTGGAGACTGTGGAGGCTAGACTTTTTGGCCTCTTTGCGACGAAGAAGAAAGTGGCTTCTTCCCCAACGTAA